In Bacillus horti, the following proteins share a genomic window:
- a CDS encoding VOC family protein produces the protein MKLNHLNLTVTDVTAAREFLEKYFDLTCQGTRGNGFAALFDDDGFVLTLMSGSPIQYPQTFHIGFVQESEEHVNTLNQRLKQDGFDVEPPMRAHGWTFYVEAPGGFTVEVLA, from the coding sequence ATGAAACTAAATCACCTTAATCTAACGGTAACGGACGTTACAGCAGCTCGTGAGTTCTTGGAGAAATATTTTGACCTGACATGCCAAGGGACACGGGGAAATGGATTTGCAGCCCTATTTGACGATGATGGTTTTGTGCTTACTTTAATGAGCGGAAGTCCTATTCAATATCCACAGACCTTTCATATTGGGTTTGTTCAAGAAAGTGAGGAGCATGTCAATACCCTTAATCAACGTCTGAAACAGGACGGATTCGATGTTGAACCGCCAATGAGGGCACATGGCTGGACGTTTTATGTAGAAGCACCTGGGGGCTTTACGGTGGAGGTATTAGCTTAA
- a CDS encoding multidrug effflux MFS transporter: protein MAETVTGKRRLALALLLGSLAAFGPLTIDMYLPSFPTLTQDLNTSASLVQLSLTACLLGLGVGQLVMGPLSDIKGRKKPLLIALGLYLVSSLICAFAQDIWTLITGRFLQGFTASAGIVISRAVVRDLFNGVQLTKFFALLMLINGLAPILAPVIGGGILYFTNWQGIFMLLGATGGLMLFIVLGTLKETLPPDKRTPSSLGQTIGSFISLLKDRTFTGFALTQGFKMAGIFAYVAGTPFVYQSVYGVSPQAFSLLFGLNGIGLIAGTQIVGRYAGQIPERTLLQTGLVISTLSGLFLFIMTLVGGPLYSIAIPLFLIVFSVGMVATSSFSLAMETQGHRAGSAAALLGLLPFVLGAMAAPLVGIAGEGTAVPMGTVIFIANALAFLSFYFLVKKKAEAMNS from the coding sequence ATGGCTGAAACTGTAACTGGAAAAAGACGATTAGCCTTAGCCCTTTTATTGGGCTCACTAGCTGCGTTTGGTCCACTAACGATTGATATGTACCTACCCAGCTTTCCCACTCTGACTCAGGATTTGAACACGAGTGCTTCTCTTGTCCAACTAAGTCTGACAGCGTGTCTGTTGGGTCTTGGAGTAGGGCAGCTTGTGATGGGGCCGCTAAGTGATATTAAGGGTAGGAAAAAGCCGTTGCTTATTGCATTGGGCCTATACTTAGTATCTTCCCTGATTTGTGCCTTTGCTCAGGACATTTGGACGTTAATTACGGGCCGGTTTTTACAAGGCTTTACCGCTTCAGCCGGAATTGTGATATCCCGTGCCGTTGTCAGAGATTTATTTAATGGTGTTCAACTAACCAAATTCTTTGCCTTACTTATGCTTATAAACGGCCTTGCCCCTATTTTAGCTCCTGTTATCGGAGGGGGGATTCTGTATTTTACAAATTGGCAAGGCATCTTTATGCTACTTGGGGCCACTGGTGGGTTGATGCTTTTCATTGTGTTGGGGACTTTGAAGGAAACTCTACCACCAGATAAAAGAACGCCAAGTAGTCTTGGTCAAACGATTGGAAGTTTCATATCTCTTTTAAAAGATCGTACCTTCACTGGCTTTGCGTTAACCCAAGGCTTTAAGATGGCAGGAATTTTTGCTTATGTGGCGGGAACACCGTTTGTATATCAAAGTGTTTATGGTGTTTCACCTCAAGCCTTTAGCCTTCTTTTTGGTCTCAACGGAATCGGATTAATCGCCGGAACACAAATCGTTGGGAGATACGCTGGACAAATCCCTGAAAGAACGTTATTACAGACGGGATTAGTCATTTCGACTTTATCTGGTCTGTTCTTATTTATCATGACCCTAGTGGGAGGACCTTTATATAGTATCGCTATTCCATTATTCCTCATTGTCTTCAGTGTAGGAATGGTTGCCACCTCATCCTTTTCCCTTGCAATGGAAACCCAAGGACATCGAGCGGGTAGTGCGGCTGCCTTACTTGGTCTATTACCTTTTGTACTTGGAGCTATGGCTGCCCCACTGGTTGGAATCGCGGGGGAAGGGACGGCTGTTCCAATGGGTACCGTAATCTTTATAGCTAATGCACTTGCATTTTTATCTTTTTATTTTTTGGTAAAGAAAAAAGCTGAAGCTATGAACTCTTAA
- a CDS encoding GNAT family N-acetyltransferase translates to MEIKKDDLSSPAIISLIGEHVQSMHEHSPPESIHALDLQALKKPEITFWGVWENDELLGCGALKQLDELHGEIKSMRTSSAHLRKGVARAMLAYIMDEAKQRGYQRLSLETGSMEAFEPARQLYVSFGFEECGPFGDYQEDVNSVFMTKAL, encoded by the coding sequence TTGGAGATTAAAAAAGACGATTTATCATCACCCGCCATCATCTCTTTGATTGGGGAGCATGTGCAAAGTATGCATGAACATTCTCCACCTGAAAGTATCCACGCTCTTGATTTACAGGCACTGAAGAAGCCTGAAATTACATTTTGGGGCGTTTGGGAGAATGATGAGTTACTTGGCTGTGGAGCACTGAAGCAGCTTGATGAGCTTCATGGAGAAATTAAATCGATGAGAACGTCCTCAGCTCATCTACGTAAGGGTGTAGCCAGAGCCATGTTGGCTTATATTATGGATGAAGCCAAGCAGCGCGGCTACCAGCGTCTAAGCCTAGAAACTGGATCAATGGAAGCTTTTGAGCCTGCTAGACAGCTTTATGTAAGCTTTGGCTTTGAGGAATGTGGCCCATTTGGAGATTACCAGGAAGATGTTAATAGTGTGTTTATGACTAAGGCATTATAA
- the alsB gene encoding D-allose transporter substrate-binding protein: MKKRSLLSFAVLVLSMLLVVGCGSNATENTEGASEGEDTIKVAMILKTLSNPFWTTMEQGILEEARELGVEVEILASQSEEDSQGQLRIFEDLLNKDYDGIGFAPLSPVNLISAATTATNRGIPLINIDEKVDMDELHKAGGNVNAFVTTDNVEVGEQAANFIVNAIGEGQVAIVEGRAGNASGESRRSGATSVFEGADGIELVSSQPADWDRNKALDVVSNMLQRYPDLRAIYAANDTMALGALQAVQNAGLQDQIIVVGTDGQPEAIESVESGGLTATVAQDSAEIGKESLRLLVEAIKNGEVLDAEQEPGTVTVPSYIVVKP, encoded by the coding sequence ATGAAAAAACGGAGTCTTTTGTCCTTTGCTGTTCTTGTTCTTTCTATGCTTCTAGTTGTAGGCTGTGGTTCAAATGCTACAGAGAATACCGAGGGAGCTTCTGAAGGAGAAGACACAATCAAGGTTGCCATGATATTGAAAACGTTATCTAATCCTTTCTGGACAACGATGGAGCAAGGAATACTAGAAGAAGCAAGAGAGCTTGGAGTGGAAGTTGAAATTTTAGCTTCTCAATCTGAGGAGGATTCTCAAGGACAGCTAAGAATTTTTGAAGACTTACTTAACAAAGATTATGACGGAATTGGGTTTGCTCCACTATCTCCAGTGAACCTTATCTCAGCAGCAACAACAGCAACAAATAGAGGAATTCCTTTAATCAACATTGATGAAAAAGTGGATATGGACGAGCTGCATAAAGCAGGTGGTAACGTTAATGCGTTTGTTACAACGGACAACGTTGAAGTTGGAGAGCAAGCGGCAAACTTTATCGTAAATGCGATTGGTGAAGGTCAGGTTGCTATCGTTGAAGGAAGAGCAGGAAATGCATCTGGTGAATCCAGAAGAAGCGGAGCTACATCTGTTTTTGAAGGAGCAGACGGTATTGAATTAGTTTCTAGCCAACCAGCTGATTGGGATCGTAATAAAGCATTAGATGTTGTATCTAACATGCTTCAAAGATACCCAGATTTAAGAGCCATCTATGCAGCGAATGACACAATGGCTTTAGGTGCATTGCAGGCTGTTCAAAACGCTGGATTACAGGATCAAATCATCGTAGTTGGTACAGATGGACAACCAGAAGCTATTGAATCTGTTGAAAGCGGTGGATTAACAGCTACGGTTGCTCAGGATTCAGCAGAAATTGGAAAAGAATCATTGAGATTACTAGTAGAAGCGATTAAAAATGGCGAAGTGTTAGATGCAGAGCAAGAGCCGGGAACTGTAACTGTCCCTTCATACATTGTTGTTAAGCCTTAA
- a CDS encoding sugar ABC transporter ATP-binding protein, with translation MNVLVNMEKITKEFAGVTALKDVDFNLLPGEVHVLLGENGAGKSTLMKILCGVYEPTAGTITISGNTFSQLNPKDSASQGISIIYQELSVIDDLSIAENIFVGKMPTKKTLGMNVIDYKLMRQETVRLLERVGLNRHPSELVGELSISEKQQVEIAKALATDAKVLIMDEPTSSLTDGEIEKLFAIIRQLKSEGVGIVYISHKLKEIKIIGDRITVLKDGRFVATKDIATTETNELITLMVGRELQSKYTAKSESFGTNEVVLEVKDFTRKDEKVKDINFKLYKGEVLGFAGLIGSGRTELMNAIVGSEPIKSGELVLNGQTLKIKTPYDAVKNKIAYITENRRESGFFPNFEIWKNISASSLIAKSRWGGLSGLVKQREEIKRADQQKELLAIKCSSVHQNITELSGGNQQKVIIGRWLSAGSKLFIFDEPTRGIDVGAKSEIYKIMRELADQGVGVLVVSSELPELLAICDRIAVFQEGELKGILTSEEATEEKIMAKATS, from the coding sequence GTGAATGTACTGGTAAATATGGAGAAAATCACAAAGGAATTTGCAGGTGTAACAGCATTAAAGGATGTAGATTTCAACCTGTTGCCAGGAGAGGTGCACGTGTTATTAGGGGAGAATGGGGCAGGAAAATCTACTTTAATGAAAATACTATGTGGCGTATATGAACCGACAGCGGGCACCATTACGATTAGCGGAAATACGTTTTCTCAATTAAATCCTAAGGATTCTGCTAGTCAGGGCATTAGTATCATTTATCAGGAGCTAAGTGTGATCGATGACTTATCCATTGCCGAGAATATTTTTGTAGGGAAAATGCCGACCAAAAAGACGCTAGGCATGAATGTCATTGATTATAAGCTGATGAGACAGGAAACAGTTCGACTATTGGAGCGTGTAGGTCTTAACCGTCATCCGTCAGAGCTTGTAGGAGAGCTGTCGATATCTGAAAAGCAGCAAGTAGAAATTGCCAAGGCATTAGCTACAGATGCTAAGGTTCTGATTATGGATGAGCCAACCTCTTCATTAACGGATGGAGAAATTGAGAAGCTCTTTGCGATTATTAGGCAATTAAAAAGTGAGGGTGTAGGCATTGTCTACATCTCTCACAAATTAAAAGAGATCAAAATCATTGGTGACCGTATTACCGTCCTAAAGGATGGTAGGTTCGTAGCAACTAAGGATATTGCCACAACAGAAACAAATGAGCTTATTACGTTAATGGTTGGACGAGAGCTACAGTCGAAGTATACGGCTAAGAGTGAGTCCTTTGGGACAAATGAAGTTGTACTTGAGGTCAAGGATTTCACAAGAAAAGATGAGAAAGTGAAAGACATTAACTTCAAGCTCTATAAAGGGGAAGTTTTAGGCTTTGCTGGATTAATTGGATCAGGGAGAACAGAGCTAATGAATGCCATCGTAGGCTCTGAGCCTATAAAATCCGGGGAGCTTGTCTTAAATGGTCAGACCCTGAAGATAAAAACGCCTTACGATGCTGTTAAAAACAAGATAGCCTACATTACGGAAAATCGCCGAGAGAGTGGCTTTTTCCCTAACTTTGAAATATGGAAAAACATCTCCGCCTCCTCCTTAATTGCCAAATCAAGATGGGGTGGGTTATCGGGGCTAGTAAAACAAAGAGAAGAAATTAAGAGAGCAGACCAACAAAAGGAGCTGCTAGCGATAAAATGCTCCTCTGTTCATCAAAACATTACAGAGCTGTCTGGTGGAAACCAGCAAAAGGTCATCATCGGAAGATGGCTATCAGCAGGCTCAAAGCTGTTTATTTTTGATGAACCGACTAGAGGAATTGATGTAGGAGCTAAAAGCGAGATATATAAAATCATGCGTGAACTAGCTGATCAAGGAGTAGGAGTACTTGTGGTATCCTCTGAGCTTCCAGAGTTGCTTGCCATTTGTGATCGGATTGCCGTTTTCCAAGAGGGTGAGCTTAAAGGGATTCTAACGAGTGAAGAAGCAACGGAAGAGAAAATTATGGCGAAAGCAACATCTTAA
- the alsC gene encoding D-allose ABC transporter permease, which produces MRSNKFNAIWQKYGTFGILVLIILALGIISPQYFFTGGNLTQVILQSSINIIVGVGEFFPILIAGIDLSVGSIMALTGMITAKLMVAGFPVIVSILLGGIVTGALLGFINGFLVVKTNLHPFIITLGTLSIFRGLTLIISDARPVYGLPTEFTQGVAGWAWFIPIPVIIALALAGLLIFVTTKTVLGRNIYAIGGNEQAAWFSGINVKLYTVIVFMISGVCAGIGGIVLTARLGAAEPLAGTGFELFAIAAAIIGGTSFFGGKGRIVGVVMGALIIGVINNGLNILNVSTYYQQIVMGSLIIGAVALDRFFGGKKS; this is translated from the coding sequence ATGAGAAGTAACAAGTTTAATGCGATATGGCAAAAATACGGTACGTTCGGAATTCTTGTATTAATCATTTTAGCGTTAGGAATCATCTCTCCCCAGTACTTCTTTACTGGAGGGAATCTAACTCAGGTTATTTTACAGAGCTCAATTAACATTATTGTTGGGGTTGGTGAATTTTTCCCCATCTTAATTGCTGGTATTGACCTTTCTGTTGGATCCATTATGGCCTTAACAGGAATGATCACAGCTAAGCTTATGGTGGCTGGCTTCCCTGTAATTGTTTCTATTCTACTTGGTGGAATTGTTACAGGTGCACTTTTAGGTTTTATCAACGGCTTTTTAGTGGTCAAAACGAATTTACATCCATTTATCATTACCCTTGGAACATTATCTATTTTTCGTGGGCTTACGCTCATTATTTCAGATGCACGCCCTGTTTACGGGCTGCCAACTGAATTTACTCAAGGCGTTGCGGGTTGGGCATGGTTTATTCCAATTCCGGTTATCATCGCACTTGCCTTAGCGGGACTCCTGATTTTTGTCACTACGAAGACAGTCCTTGGAAGAAATATCTATGCGATTGGTGGGAACGAACAAGCCGCTTGGTTCTCTGGAATCAACGTTAAGCTATACACCGTTATTGTCTTTATGATCTCAGGTGTTTGTGCCGGGATTGGCGGAATTGTATTAACAGCTAGACTTGGAGCTGCTGAACCTTTAGCAGGTACAGGATTTGAGCTATTTGCTATCGCGGCTGCGATCATTGGCGGAACTAGCTTTTTCGGAGGAAAAGGTCGCATTGTCGGAGTCGTCATGGGTGCGTTAATTATTGGAGTTATCAATAACGGATTAAATATCTTAAATGTATCCACATATTATCAACAGATTGTCATGGGATCTTTAATTATTGGTGCCGTAGCGCTAGATCGATTTTTTGGTGGGAAGAAATCATAA
- the alsE gene encoding D-allulose 6-phosphate 3-epimerase encodes MYKFSPSLMCMDLSQFKEQVEALNERADFYHVDIMDGHFVKNITLSPFFIQELKKITDVPIDAHLMVTNPADFVDMTIDAGAEYISLHAETIHGDAFRLINHIKERGKKFGVVLNPATPLDSIKHYIHHVDKLTIMTVDPGFAGQKFVEEMLEKIKEAKSLKEQKGYNYLLTIDGSCNKNTFKKLAQAGAEVFIVGSSGLFGLDEDIYQAWDSMQEIFQTEVKDLEQV; translated from the coding sequence ATGTATAAATTTTCACCTTCACTCATGTGTATGGACTTATCTCAATTTAAGGAGCAAGTAGAGGCATTAAATGAAAGAGCTGATTTCTACCATGTAGATATCATGGATGGCCACTTTGTTAAAAACATTACTCTTTCTCCTTTCTTCATTCAGGAATTAAAAAAAATCACTGACGTACCTATTGACGCTCATTTGATGGTTACCAACCCAGCAGATTTCGTAGATATGACAATCGATGCTGGAGCGGAATATATAAGCCTGCATGCTGAAACGATTCATGGGGATGCTTTTCGCTTGATTAATCACATTAAAGAGCGCGGTAAAAAGTTCGGTGTTGTACTAAACCCAGCTACACCGCTTGATTCAATTAAGCACTATATCCACCATGTAGATAAATTAACGATTATGACTGTTGACCCTGGTTTCGCAGGTCAGAAGTTTGTAGAAGAAATGCTAGAGAAGATTAAAGAAGCTAAAAGCCTGAAGGAGCAAAAGGGATATAATTACTTGCTCACCATTGATGGCTCCTGTAATAAAAATACGTTTAAAAAGCTGGCTCAGGCCGGAGCTGAAGTATTTATCGTGGGCTCCTCTGGACTTTTTGGCTTAGATGAGGATATCTACCAAGCGTGGGATAGCATGCAGGAAATCTTTCAGACAGAAGTAAAGGATCTGGAGCAGGTCTAG
- the alsK gene encoding allose kinase gives MQRQDKSYVIGVDIGGTHIRIGAVASDNSLSFFQKHKVYEVIDVDQPIESLIFFLDAYIQENLRIEQVLAVGMGFPSIISKDKKSIHSTPNLECLSNTNIVDRIEAFFSIPVFIENDVNYLLQFEIAKRDIGEQDIVLGFYIGTGFGNSIYINQQFLEGKNGAAAELGHIPVMGNEEICQCGNVGCIEMHASGKALVALHKKYFSDVPFHQVFAKYGSDSKIDAFIRALAVPIATEINIFDPHLVMIGGGVISMEQFPKERLEYHIQSYCRKPYPAQGLKMEYAEDTNAAGILGAATAIFKKLGVS, from the coding sequence ATGCAAAGACAAGATAAAAGTTATGTGATAGGTGTAGATATAGGAGGAACCCATATCAGGATTGGTGCTGTGGCTTCGGATAACAGCCTGTCTTTTTTTCAAAAGCATAAAGTCTACGAAGTCATTGATGTAGACCAACCTATTGAATCGCTCATTTTCTTTTTGGATGCGTATATTCAAGAGAACCTGCGTATAGAACAGGTATTAGCCGTAGGAATGGGCTTCCCATCCATCATAAGCAAGGATAAGAAAAGCATTCATTCCACTCCAAACTTAGAATGCTTAAGTAATACGAATATTGTGGATCGTATTGAAGCGTTTTTCAGTATTCCGGTTTTCATTGAAAACGACGTGAACTATCTCCTACAATTTGAAATTGCCAAGAGAGATATTGGAGAACAGGATATCGTATTAGGTTTTTATATTGGAACGGGCTTTGGGAATTCCATCTATATTAATCAGCAATTTTTAGAAGGAAAAAATGGAGCAGCTGCTGAGCTTGGACATATTCCTGTAATGGGGAATGAAGAAATCTGCCAATGTGGAAACGTAGGCTGTATTGAGATGCATGCATCAGGTAAGGCATTAGTTGCGCTACACAAAAAGTACTTCTCTGATGTTCCCTTTCATCAAGTATTTGCTAAATACGGCTCAGACTCCAAAATTGATGCTTTTATCCGTGCATTAGCTGTACCGATTGCTACAGAAATCAATATCTTTGATCCGCATCTCGTGATGATCGGTGGAGGAGTGATTAGTATGGAGCAATTTCCAAAGGAGCGATTAGAGTATCATATTCAAAGCTATTGTAGAAAGCCATACCCAGCACAAGGCCTCAAAATGGAATACGCTGAGGATACCAATGCTGCGGGGATTTTAGGAGCAGCTACAGCTATCTTTAAAAAGCTAGGAGTATCGTAA
- a CDS encoding LacI family DNA-binding transcriptional regulator, with protein MKKKLTIKGIAEMAGVSSATVSKVLNNTGRYSEETKQTILDLVKEHDYRPNAVAKSLRTRKSKTIGAIVPDITNEFFSRIVLAIENYCGELGYSVFICNSNESEEKELQYFKELELKGVDGLIYLSASDELFQMKTQRIPIVCIDRMPKFHNVAIITSDNFQGGMLAAERLIEKGCKNLLLVRDYRDGFPTIERVRGFEHVLRKHGLEFGEERTIKVEVGITQAKSAVDHYLQTYHKENALKFDGIFATTDWLAFGAKQALEGYGVNIPEQVKIIGYDNISLAQYTSLSSINQDKESLGKLAAERLIQMIEQETDVPSQMLTLPVELVERDSTR; from the coding sequence ATGAAGAAAAAGTTAACGATTAAAGGGATCGCCGAAATGGCGGGTGTATCGAGCGCTACCGTATCTAAGGTGCTTAATAACACCGGTCGATATTCTGAGGAAACAAAGCAAACGATTCTTGATCTAGTGAAGGAGCATGATTATCGCCCTAACGCTGTAGCGAAAAGCCTTAGGACTAGAAAATCGAAAACAATTGGAGCGATTGTTCCAGATATCACTAATGAATTCTTCTCTCGAATCGTGCTAGCAATTGAAAATTACTGTGGAGAGCTAGGCTATTCCGTCTTTATTTGCAATTCCAACGAAAGTGAAGAGAAGGAGCTGCAATACTTTAAGGAATTAGAGCTTAAGGGTGTGGATGGACTTATCTACCTGTCGGCCAGTGATGAGCTGTTTCAGATGAAGACACAGCGGATTCCTATCGTATGTATTGACCGTATGCCGAAGTTTCATAACGTAGCCATCATAACGTCAGATAATTTTCAAGGCGGTATGCTAGCGGCAGAGAGATTGATAGAGAAAGGCTGTAAGAACCTTTTACTAGTAAGAGATTACAGAGATGGCTTTCCCACGATTGAGAGGGTAAGAGGTTTTGAGCATGTTTTAAGGAAGCATGGATTGGAATTTGGAGAGGAAAGAACGATTAAAGTTGAAGTAGGGATTACCCAAGCAAAAAGTGCTGTGGATCATTATCTGCAAACGTACCATAAAGAGAACGCCCTAAAATTTGATGGGATCTTTGCTACAACAGATTGGCTAGCATTCGGGGCAAAGCAGGCGCTTGAGGGGTATGGAGTCAATATTCCTGAGCAAGTAAAGATTATCGGCTATGATAATATAAGTCTGGCTCAGTACACGTCACTTTCCTCTATTAATCAGGATAAGGAATCCCTAGGCAAGCTAGCTGCTGAGAGGCTCATTCAAATGATTGAGCAAGAGACAGATGTCCCTAGCCAGATGTTGACTCTACCTGTAGAATTAGTAGAGCGAGATTCAACAAGATAG
- the rpiB gene encoding ribose 5-phosphate isomerase B: protein MKVAIASDHTALPMKEEIKQLFEELGIEYVDLGADTEERVDYPDYALAVSEKVVAGEVDRGVVICGTGIGMSIMANKVKGIRCALAHDVFSAKFTRLHNNSNVLALGQRVIGHGLAREIVQVWLETEYEGGRHERRVVKIAEYETKE, encoded by the coding sequence ATGAAGGTAGCTATTGCAAGTGATCATACCGCTTTACCAATGAAGGAAGAAATTAAACAGCTTTTTGAAGAGCTTGGGATTGAATATGTAGACTTAGGAGCAGATACGGAAGAGAGAGTGGATTATCCTGACTATGCCCTAGCTGTTTCTGAAAAGGTGGTTGCCGGCGAGGTTGACCGTGGAGTAGTCATTTGTGGCACAGGGATAGGGATGTCCATTATGGCTAATAAGGTTAAAGGCATTCGCTGCGCGCTAGCCCATGATGTTTTTAGTGCCAAATTTACAAGACTGCATAACAATAGTAATGTTCTTGCTTTGGGACAGAGAGTGATTGGTCATGGTTTAGCAAGAGAAATTGTACAGGTATGGCTAGAGACCGAGTATGAAGGCGGTCGACACGAGCGCAGAGTGGTTAAGATTGCAGAATATGAAACAAAGGAATAA
- a CDS encoding aminoglycoside phosphotransferase family protein — protein sequence MVMKRDTYSIVNKILDKYSLPQQTLTKFETGTTDVFAYGEDLVIKTYFPEEADERLIEVAVLKHLNQCPLPIRVPSIVNHGVMEDVPYLIMTRVPGYNLDDYRKGLTYDNMRKLLVQIGETMKNVHQIPKETLPDIYLEWSVFMTQQMDNCVAHHRKLGLKEELLRDIPSYIEKYKHLLPTDIQPVLLTGEYTPFNLLVEQQVDGVSLTGMIDFADCMVGFHEYDLLGPAVFFACGNPELLQDLLFAYGYTQDKLDEPLRKRLMLLLLLHRYSDLNVLIQIENWQEKVSSVEELEHLLWCF from the coding sequence ATGGTTATGAAAAGAGATACATATAGCATTGTAAATAAAATTTTGGATAAGTACAGCCTTCCACAGCAAACGTTAACGAAATTTGAAACAGGTACGACTGATGTGTTTGCTTATGGAGAAGATCTTGTGATTAAAACGTACTTTCCTGAAGAAGCGGACGAAAGACTGATTGAGGTAGCTGTTTTGAAGCACTTAAATCAATGTCCGCTTCCGATTAGAGTACCGAGCATTGTGAACCATGGAGTGATGGAGGACGTACCCTATCTAATTATGACAAGGGTTCCAGGATACAATTTAGATGATTATCGTAAGGGTTTAACCTATGATAATATGCGAAAGCTACTTGTCCAAATCGGGGAAACAATGAAAAATGTTCATCAGATTCCTAAGGAAACCTTACCTGATATTTACCTAGAATGGTCTGTATTTATGACGCAGCAAATGGATAATTGTGTAGCTCATCATCGTAAACTAGGCTTGAAGGAAGAGCTTCTTAGGGACATACCATCGTATATAGAGAAGTATAAGCATCTGTTGCCTACAGATATCCAACCCGTTTTGTTAACAGGTGAATATACCCCTTTTAACTTACTGGTTGAGCAGCAGGTTGATGGGGTTTCGCTCACAGGAATGATCGATTTTGCCGATTGTATGGTAGGCTTCCATGAATATGATCTGCTTGGTCCGGCTGTCTTTTTCGCTTGTGGGAACCCTGAGCTGTTGCAGGATTTATTGTTTGCGTATGGTTATACCCAGGATAAGTTAGATGAGCCATTGAGAAAAAGATTAATGCTACTACTTCTTCTGCACAGATATAGCGATCTAAACGTTCTAATTCAGATAGAGAACTGGCAAGAGAAGGTAAGCTCTGTAGAAGAACTTGAGCATCTTCTGTGGTGTTTTTAA
- a CDS encoding GntR family transcriptional regulator: MKAMLDESQPIFQQIAQMIMDDIVDGRLNEGEKIPSENELSGFYSINRATARKGLQTLVEQGIIYKQRGIGMFVKEGAKAQLIQERQKQYKDEYVRPLLEEAKRLGMTFEEIITLIKEEDTK, encoded by the coding sequence TTGAAGGCTATGCTAGATGAATCACAGCCCATATTTCAACAAATTGCCCAAATGATTATGGATGATATTGTCGATGGACGCTTAAATGAAGGGGAGAAAATTCCTTCAGAAAACGAGCTATCTGGCTTTTATAGCATTAATCGGGCTACGGCACGTAAAGGCCTACAAACTCTTGTTGAACAAGGGATTATCTATAAGCAAAGAGGGATCGGAATGTTTGTAAAGGAAGGAGCGAAAGCACAATTGATACAGGAAAGACAGAAACAGTACAAAGATGAATATGTTCGTCCATTGCTTGAGGAAGCTAAAAGACTTGGGATGACCTTTGAAGAAATTATAACCTTAATTAAGGAGGAGGATACAAAATGA